The proteins below are encoded in one region of Streptomyces cyanogenus:
- a CDS encoding S1 family peptidase, giving the protein MPKRKAAIAVGGVAALGAAALLLPNANASQDKDQASGTTGTAKTLKAADASGLAAQLQKILGDAFAGSYYDSAKQQLVVNVVSGDDNVIVQAKKAGAVVRQVDNSTAELKAAAQTLKKKATIPGTSWAVDPRTDKVVVTADATVTGSKWNRLQSTVRSLGSDTATLKKSSGTFKTFVSGGDAIFSQVQGGNVRCSLGFNVTASDGSPAFLTAGHCGVAAKDWSDSQNGQPIATVDQATFPGEGDFSLVKYNDPATQAPSEVNVGNGQTVQIKQAADATVGATVFRMGSTTGLHDGQVTGLDATVNFQSETDPNGVDTVTGLIQTNVCAEPGDSGGSLFTQDGSALGLTSGGSGDCTSGGETFFQPVTTALQATGATLGAGGQAGAGGQAGAGDQAGAGDQSGAGAGDQAGAGDQAGAGDQSGAGAGDQAGAGDQSGAGAGDQAGAGGDQIGGSAAPSAPSDASGSGAAHDGSSSLSGTR; this is encoded by the coding sequence ATGCCGAAGCGCAAGGCCGCGATAGCGGTGGGCGGTGTCGCGGCGCTCGGAGCGGCGGCCCTCCTGCTGCCCAACGCCAACGCGTCCCAGGACAAGGACCAGGCGTCGGGCACCACCGGCACCGCGAAGACCCTGAAGGCCGCGGACGCCTCCGGCCTCGCCGCCCAGTTGCAGAAGATCCTCGGCGACGCCTTCGCCGGCTCGTACTACGACAGCGCCAAGCAGCAGCTCGTCGTCAACGTGGTCAGTGGCGACGACAACGTCATCGTCCAGGCCAAGAAGGCGGGCGCGGTCGTCCGCCAGGTCGACAACAGCACCGCCGAACTCAAGGCCGCCGCGCAGACGCTGAAGAAGAAGGCGACCATCCCCGGCACCTCCTGGGCCGTCGATCCGCGCACCGACAAGGTCGTGGTCACCGCCGACGCCACGGTCACCGGCAGCAAGTGGAACAGACTGCAGTCGACCGTGCGCAGCCTCGGCTCCGACACGGCGACCCTGAAGAAGTCCTCCGGCACCTTCAAGACGTTCGTGTCGGGCGGCGACGCCATCTTCTCCCAGGTGCAGGGCGGCAACGTCCGCTGCTCCCTCGGCTTCAACGTCACCGCCTCCGACGGCAGTCCCGCCTTCCTGACGGCCGGTCACTGCGGGGTCGCCGCCAAGGACTGGTCCGACTCCCAGAACGGGCAGCCCATCGCCACCGTCGACCAGGCCACCTTCCCCGGCGAGGGTGACTTCTCCCTGGTCAAGTACAACGACCCGGCCACGCAGGCGCCCAGCGAGGTCAACGTCGGCAACGGCCAGACGGTGCAGATCAAGCAGGCCGCCGACGCCACCGTGGGCGCGACCGTGTTCCGGATGGGCTCCACCACCGGGCTGCACGACGGCCAGGTCACCGGACTCGACGCCACCGTCAACTTCCAGAGCGAGACCGACCCCAACGGCGTCGACACCGTCACCGGTCTCATCCAGACCAACGTCTGCGCGGAGCCGGGCGACAGCGGCGGCTCGCTGTTCACCCAGGACGGCAGTGCCCTCGGCCTCACCTCCGGCGGCAGCGGCGACTGCACCAGCGGCGGCGAGACCTTCTTCCAGCCGGTCACCACCGCCCTCCAGGCCACCGGAGCGACGCTCGGCGCGGGCGGCCAGGCGGGTGCCGGCGGCCAGGCCGGTGCGGGCGACCAGGCGGGTGCCGGTGACCAGTCGGGCGCGGGTGCCGGTGACCAGGCCGGTGCGGGCGACCAGGCCGGTGCCGGTGACCAGTCGGGTGCCGGTGCGGGCGATCAGGCGGGTGCCGGTGACCAGTCGGGCGCGGGCGCCGGTGACCAGGCCGGTGCCGGCGGTGACCAGATCGGCGGCAGCGCCGCCCCGTCCGCACCGTCCGACGCCTCCGGCTCCGGTGCGGCGCACGACGGTTCGTCGTCCCTGAGCGGCACGCGCTAG
- a CDS encoding NHLP bacteriocin export ABC transporter permease/ATPase subunit yields the protein MTSVSEGDLVLGALGSLGTRLDCAGLGRLDLEGPQVLWLVAAGALDLFAVDAAQQGHWHHLGRLEAGTLLLGPVAGPQHTLVARPVRDCVVHRVNLRELYQPAQTQTWSYDEYGNPQYVPPTSSPLEYALALGVGRGLSVLFQAPLADERTAAPADDEVFWMQVPPGSVQYGSLYGAEAAADLLMDPALWQSLVDQQYRLLAALDRWIEQLERTHETRTAEGIKAGEAVRAQADRTLLASIGKRSARRTTSADADATYAACKLVAEAAGISLAEPAQSGTESDRLDPVERVALASRVRTRAVRLDGRWWREDVGPLVGHRALSGAPVALLWRRGGYVAVHPGTGRETPVEKANAEEFEPRAVMFYRPLPDKRLGPLGLLRFSLRGTRADLLNLLLAGLVTVAIGALVPIATGKVLGEYVPRAQEGLIVQVCLAVMVSGVVAAAFTLLENLSILRLEGRVEAALQPAVWDRLLRLPTRFFTQRSTGELASAAMGISAIRRLLAGVGPVVAQSVTVGAMNLGLLFWYSPAMAAAAIGMLVVIAAVFTGLGLWQVRWQRRLVTLGNKLNNQAFQTLRGLPKLRVAAAENYAYAAWAREFARSRELQQRAGRIKNLTTVLGAVYLPVCTLLMFMLLAGPAKGTMSAADFLTFSTSVTMVLTSVTQLTGAFVSAVAALPLFEEIRPVLEATPEVRTASTRPGPLSGAVEARRVSFRYADDGPLVLDDVSFAARPGEFVAIVGPSGCGKSTLLRLLIGFDRPVSGSVLYDGQDLAALDQSAVRRQCGVVLQHAQPFTGSIMDVICGAEPYTPEEAMAAAELAGLAEDIKRMPMGLHTIVAGNGAISGGQRQRLMIAQALIRRPRILFFDEATSALDNDTQRIVIDSTRKLNATRIVIAHRLSTVLDADRVIVMEDGKVVQQGAPAELLADTGGRLHELVRRQLA from the coding sequence ATGACGTCCGTTTCGGAAGGCGACCTCGTCCTCGGGGCGCTCGGCTCGCTGGGCACCCGGCTGGACTGCGCCGGCCTGGGCCGCCTGGACCTGGAGGGCCCGCAGGTGCTGTGGCTGGTCGCGGCCGGCGCGCTGGACCTGTTCGCGGTGGACGCCGCCCAGCAGGGCCACTGGCACCACCTGGGCCGGCTGGAGGCGGGCACGCTGCTGCTCGGTCCGGTCGCCGGACCGCAGCACACGCTGGTGGCCCGGCCGGTGCGGGACTGCGTGGTGCACCGCGTCAACCTGCGCGAGCTGTACCAGCCGGCGCAGACCCAGACCTGGTCGTACGACGAGTACGGCAACCCGCAGTACGTGCCGCCGACATCGAGCCCGCTGGAGTACGCGCTCGCCCTCGGTGTCGGCCGCGGCCTGTCCGTCCTCTTCCAGGCACCGCTGGCCGACGAGCGGACCGCGGCCCCGGCCGACGACGAGGTCTTCTGGATGCAGGTGCCGCCGGGCAGCGTGCAGTACGGCTCGCTGTACGGCGCGGAGGCCGCCGCCGACCTGCTGATGGACCCGGCGCTGTGGCAGAGCCTGGTGGACCAGCAGTACCGGCTGCTGGCCGCGCTCGACCGGTGGATCGAGCAGCTGGAGCGCACCCACGAGACCCGCACGGCCGAAGGGATCAAGGCCGGCGAGGCCGTGCGCGCCCAGGCCGACCGGACCCTGCTGGCCTCCATCGGCAAGCGCTCCGCGCGCCGCACCACGTCGGCCGACGCGGATGCCACCTACGCGGCCTGCAAACTGGTCGCCGAGGCGGCCGGCATCAGCCTCGCCGAGCCCGCGCAGAGCGGCACCGAGAGCGACCGGCTGGACCCCGTGGAACGGGTCGCGCTGGCCTCCCGGGTGCGCACCCGGGCCGTCCGCCTGGACGGGCGCTGGTGGCGCGAGGACGTGGGCCCGCTGGTCGGCCACCGGGCCCTGTCCGGCGCGCCGGTCGCCCTGCTGTGGCGGCGCGGCGGCTATGTGGCCGTACATCCCGGGACGGGGCGTGAGACGCCCGTCGAGAAGGCGAACGCCGAGGAGTTCGAGCCGCGCGCGGTGATGTTCTACCGGCCGCTGCCCGACAAGCGTCTCGGACCGCTCGGCCTGCTCCGGTTCAGCCTCCGCGGCACCCGCGCCGATCTGCTCAACCTGCTTCTCGCGGGGCTGGTGACGGTGGCGATCGGTGCGCTGGTGCCGATCGCGACGGGCAAGGTGCTCGGCGAGTACGTGCCGCGGGCCCAGGAGGGCCTGATCGTCCAGGTGTGCCTGGCGGTGATGGTGAGCGGGGTGGTCGCGGCGGCGTTCACGCTGCTGGAGAACCTCTCCATCCTGCGCCTGGAGGGCCGTGTCGAGGCGGCGCTCCAGCCGGCCGTCTGGGACCGGCTGCTGCGGCTGCCCACCCGCTTCTTCACCCAGCGCTCCACCGGTGAACTGGCCAGCGCGGCCATGGGCATCAGCGCGATCCGCCGGCTGCTGGCGGGCGTCGGCCCGGTCGTCGCCCAGTCGGTGACCGTCGGCGCGATGAACCTGGGGCTGCTGTTCTGGTACAGCCCGGCGATGGCCGCGGCGGCGATCGGCATGCTCGTCGTCATCGCGGCGGTGTTCACCGGGCTCGGGCTGTGGCAGGTGCGCTGGCAGCGGCGGCTGGTGACGCTCGGCAACAAGCTGAACAACCAGGCGTTCCAGACCCTGCGCGGGCTGCCCAAGCTGCGGGTGGCGGCGGCCGAGAACTACGCGTACGCGGCATGGGCGCGGGAGTTCGCGCGCAGCCGGGAGCTCCAGCAGCGGGCCGGCCGGATCAAGAACCTCACCACGGTCCTCGGCGCGGTCTACCTGCCGGTGTGCACCCTGCTGATGTTCATGCTGCTGGCGGGTCCGGCCAAGGGGACGATGTCGGCGGCGGACTTCCTCACCTTCAGCACCTCGGTGACGATGGTGCTGACCTCGGTCACCCAGCTGACCGGCGCGTTCGTGTCGGCGGTGGCGGCGCTGCCGCTGTTCGAGGAGATCAGGCCGGTGCTGGAGGCCACGCCCGAGGTGCGCACGGCGAGCACCCGGCCCGGCCCGCTGTCCGGAGCCGTGGAGGCCCGCCGGGTCTCCTTCCGGTACGCCGACGACGGCCCGCTGGTCCTGGACGACGTGTCCTTCGCGGCGCGGCCGGGCGAGTTCGTGGCGATCGTCGGTCCCAGCGGCTGCGGCAAGTCCACGCTGCTGCGGCTGCTCATCGGCTTCGACCGGCCGGTCTCCGGCAGTGTCCTGTACGACGGCCAGGACCTCGCGGCGCTCGACCAGTCGGCGGTGCGCCGCCAGTGCGGGGTGGTCCTCCAGCACGCGCAGCCGTTCACCGGTTCGATCATGGACGTCATCTGCGGCGCCGAGCCGTACACGCCGGAGGAGGCGATGGCGGCGGCCGAGCTGGCGGGGCTGGCGGAGGACATCAAGCGGATGCCGATGGGGCTGCACACGATCGTGGCGGGCAACGGCGCGATCTCCGGCGGCCAGCGGCAGCGCCTGATGATCGCGCAGGCCCTCATCCGGCGCCCGCGCATCCTCTTCTTCGACGAGGCGACCAGCGCCCTGGACAACGACACCCAGCGCATCGTCATCGACAGCACCCGCAAGCTGAACGCCACCCGGATCGTCATCGCCCACCGCCTGTCGACCGTTCTGGACGCCGACCGGGTGATCGTGATGGAGGACGGCAAGGTCGTCCAGCAGGGCGCCCCGGCCGAACTCCTCGCGGACACCGGCGGCCGGCTGCACGAACTGGTGCGCCGCCAGCTGGCCTGA
- a CDS encoding dienelactone hydrolase family protein — protein MPCKTLHIPTADGHADAFAAFPDGGGRHPGVLMYPDGFGIRPVLRDMAHELARHGYYVLVPNLFYRHGPAPVIELPEHIGEEVRPAVFARLMPLIEAHTPERSLNDADSYLRFLTTRSEVCAGPFAVTGYCIGGLLAVRTAAAHPGQVAAVAAFHGPVAADGPEPLSRLTAQVHLGHAEGDMTPEALGELNRTLDAAGVGYTSEIYPGTVHGFTLSDTDAFDPAALQRHWDRLLPLLGRTLTHG, from the coding sequence ATGCCCTGCAAGACGCTGCACATTCCCACCGCGGACGGTCACGCCGACGCGTTCGCCGCCTTCCCCGACGGAGGCGGGCGGCACCCGGGGGTGCTGATGTACCCGGACGGCTTCGGGATCCGGCCCGTGCTGCGGGACATGGCCCACGAACTGGCCCGGCACGGGTACTACGTGCTCGTCCCCAACCTCTTCTACCGGCACGGCCCCGCACCCGTGATCGAACTCCCCGAGCACATCGGAGAAGAGGTCCGGCCCGCGGTCTTCGCCCGGCTGATGCCCTTGATCGAGGCGCACACCCCCGAGCGTTCCCTGAACGACGCCGACTCCTACCTCAGGTTCCTCACCACCCGGTCCGAGGTCTGCGCCGGTCCGTTCGCGGTGACCGGCTACTGCATAGGCGGCCTCCTGGCGGTGCGCACCGCCGCGGCCCACCCCGGCCAGGTGGCCGCCGTCGCCGCGTTCCACGGCCCCGTGGCCGCCGACGGGCCCGAACCTCTCTCCAGGCTCACCGCCCAGGTCCACCTCGGTCACGCCGAAGGCGACATGACACCCGAGGCACTCGGCGAGCTCAACCGGACCCTGGACGCCGCAGGTGTCGGCTACACCTCAGAGATCTACCCCGGCACCGTTCACGGCTTCACCTTGTCCGACACCGATGCCTTCGACCCCGCCGCACTGCAGCGCCACTGGGACCGCCTGCTGCCCCTTCTCGGCCGTACCCTGACCCACGGCTGA
- a CDS encoding type A2 lantipeptide has protein sequence MNSTPQVETVEISDAELDNVSGGLSVNTLNSTLGTVNEVAPGVNGLVNTVVGTVEGVSGLNTAPVNGLVAGL, from the coding sequence ATGAACTCCACCCCCCAGGTCGAGACCGTCGAGATCTCGGACGCCGAGCTGGACAACGTCTCCGGCGGCCTGTCCGTGAACACGCTCAACAGCACCCTCGGCACCGTGAACGAGGTCGCTCCGGGCGTCAACGGCCTGGTCAACACGGTCGTCGGCACCGTCGAGGGCGTGTCCGGCCTGAACACCGCCCCGGTCAACGGCCTGGTCGCCGGTCTCTGA
- a CDS encoding MGDG synthase family glycosyltransferase, protein MPTTDHHAPDGPRRTLILSASMGAGHDTVAAELARRATARGHEVHVADVLRLLPYGLGAGLRRGYQASVRHLPWLYAGVYGAFLRGGPGRRPSGVPLARLAGDRLTELVDRLGADVVVSVFHLAAQLTGHLRARGGLRVPSAVFLLDFAVHRQWLHPGNDRYLCLTDAAAAEVRRHLAVPVVTTGPVVAPAFRAPAPGAARWRERFARRAPGRPPVLLSAGAWGAASRPAATARLLAAGGYLPVVLCGRDQRLLARLSREPAGLALGWVDDMPGLLAACHAMVDNAAGQTAVQALAAGLPVIGYRPLPGHGAEGVRRMAELGLSEPASNGPALLAALTRLREDSPDRTTRVARGHALFRRDALDCLTDL, encoded by the coding sequence GTGCCCACCACAGACCACCACGCGCCGGACGGCCCGCGACGCACGCTGATCCTGAGCGCGAGCATGGGGGCCGGCCACGACACCGTGGCCGCCGAACTCGCCCGCCGGGCCACGGCCCGGGGCCACGAGGTTCACGTGGCCGACGTGCTGCGGCTCCTGCCGTACGGCCTGGGCGCCGGGCTGCGCCGCGGCTACCAGGCGTCGGTACGGCACCTGCCGTGGCTGTACGCCGGCGTCTACGGCGCGTTCCTGCGCGGCGGGCCCGGCCGGCGGCCCAGCGGGGTGCCGCTGGCCCGGCTCGCCGGGGACCGGCTGACGGAGCTGGTGGACCGGCTGGGCGCCGATGTGGTGGTGTCCGTGTTCCATCTCGCCGCCCAGCTGACCGGGCACCTGCGGGCCCGGGGCGGGCTGCGGGTGCCGAGCGCCGTCTTCCTGCTCGACTTCGCGGTGCACCGGCAGTGGCTGCATCCGGGCAACGACCGGTACCTGTGCCTCACGGACGCGGCGGCCGCGGAGGTGCGCCGCCACCTCGCCGTACCCGTGGTCACGACCGGCCCGGTGGTCGCGCCCGCGTTCCGGGCACCGGCCCCCGGGGCGGCCCGGTGGCGGGAGCGGTTCGCCCGGCGGGCGCCCGGCCGGCCCCCGGTCCTGCTGTCCGCCGGTGCCTGGGGCGCGGCGTCCCGCCCGGCCGCCACCGCCCGGCTGCTGGCGGCGGGCGGTTACCTGCCGGTGGTGCTGTGCGGCCGTGACCAGCGGCTCCTCGCCCGTCTCTCCCGGGAACCGGCGGGCCTCGCCCTGGGCTGGGTCGACGACATGCCCGGGCTGCTGGCCGCCTGCCACGCCATGGTGGACAACGCCGCCGGCCAGACCGCCGTCCAGGCCCTCGCCGCGGGCCTGCCGGTGATCGGCTACCGCCCGCTGCCCGGTCACGGCGCGGAGGGCGTACGCCGCATGGCCGAGCTGGGCCTGTCCGAACCGGCCTCGAACGGGCCCGCCCTGCTGGCGGCCCTGACCCGCCTCCGGGAGGACTCCCCCGACCGCACGACCCGGGTGGCACGCGGCCACGCGCTGTTCCGACGGGACGCCCTGGACTGCCTGACGGACCTGTGA
- a CDS encoding ribonuclease BN: protein MRRLRRGLHRAWEWLRLRALFEHGRELELMHRAMGFATLSLVTLAPLLIVVAAADPLVRGGFASWLTDGMGLSGRSAHVVTDVISPPRKVIGTTSVWSGILLAVFGVSFGGSVQNAYERIWGLVSGPWHRVWRQATWLIVLTAYLYQEVASKSTLHGTQRIALSTLSGILFFWWGQRFLLGGQVHWRSLLPGALATVVGLAGLRAFSYLVFTPLIVTNALSYGAVGTVLVVESWLIGVGFVIYGGAIFGRWFTEHHWMPSHHEDEPAGPADGEGSAQ from the coding sequence GTGAGGCGGTTGCGGCGCGGCCTGCACCGGGCGTGGGAGTGGCTGCGCCTGCGGGCCCTGTTCGAGCACGGCCGTGAGCTGGAGCTGATGCACCGGGCCATGGGGTTCGCCACCCTGTCCCTGGTGACGCTGGCACCGCTGCTGATCGTGGTCGCCGCGGCCGACCCCCTGGTGCGCGGCGGCTTCGCGTCCTGGCTCACCGACGGCATGGGGCTGTCCGGGCGGTCCGCCCACGTGGTCACCGACGTCATCAGCCCCCCGCGCAAGGTCATCGGCACCACCAGCGTCTGGAGCGGCATCCTGCTCGCCGTCTTCGGCGTGTCCTTCGGCGGCAGCGTGCAGAACGCCTACGAGCGGATCTGGGGCCTGGTCTCCGGGCCCTGGCACCGGGTGTGGCGGCAGGCGACCTGGCTGATCGTGCTGACGGCGTACCTCTACCAGGAGGTGGCGTCCAAGTCGACGCTGCACGGGACGCAGCGGATCGCGCTGTCCACGCTCAGCGGGATCCTGTTCTTCTGGTGGGGGCAGCGCTTCCTGCTCGGCGGTCAGGTGCACTGGCGCTCGCTGCTGCCCGGCGCGCTGGCCACCGTCGTCGGACTGGCCGGCCTGCGCGCCTTCTCCTACCTCGTGTTCACCCCGCTCATCGTCACCAACGCCCTGAGCTACGGCGCCGTCGGCACCGTACTCGTCGTCGAGTCCTGGCTCATCGGCGTCGGGTTCGTCATCTACGGCGGCGCCATCTTCGGCCGCTGGTTCACCGAACACCACTGGATGCCGTCCCACCACGAGGACGAGCCGGCCGGGCCGGCCGACGGGGAGGGGTCCGCCCAGTAG
- a CDS encoding NHLP family bacteriocin export ABC transporter peptidase/permease/ATPase subunit encodes MTTAQETRGRRRAAPAKRPVPKSRTGTVRTPTVLQMEAVECGAASLAMVLGHYGRHVPLEELRIACGVSRDGSRASNLLKAARGYGLTAKGMQMDLAALAEVRAPAILFWEFNHYVVYDGMGRRFGRRGVYVNDPAKGRRFVPMEEFDGSFTGVVLVLEPGEGFTRGGRKPGVLGAMPARLRGTAGTLPAAVLASLLLVAVGAAVPALSRTYIDMFLIGGQTSLLGVLFTSMAVCVLLTLVLTWLQQANLLHGRIISSTLSSARFLRHLLRLPVTFFAQRSPADLVQRLQSNDQVAETLARDLAAAGVDAIVVVLYAVLLYTYDPQLTFVGIAVALLNVVAMRLVVRLRATRTAKLRADTARLTNTSYTGLQLIETLKATGGEDGYFRKWAGQHATTLEEQQRLGVPSAWLGVVAPTLATFNSALILWIGGLRAVEGHISVGLLVAFQALVTRFTAPLTRLNGVAGRIQDFAADVARLKDVENFQTDPLYARPGGGESTRRLHGHVELENVSFGYSPLDQPLLTGFDLTVGPGQQVALVGGSGSGKSTVSRLISGLYTPWDGVIRIDGRRLEDIPRGALAASVSFVDQEVFLFEGSVRDNVALWDPSIPDEAVAEALKDAALYDVVMRRPGGIHSRVEQDGRNFSGGQRQRLEIARALVRRPSILVLDEVTSALDAETEQVVMDNLRRRGCACVVIAHRLSTVRDSDEIVVLQHGTVVERGRHEELVARGGAYAALVRER; translated from the coding sequence GTGACCACCGCCCAGGAAACCCGCGGCCGCAGACGGGCGGCTCCCGCGAAGCGACCCGTCCCCAAGTCCCGGACCGGCACGGTCCGTACCCCCACCGTGCTCCAGATGGAGGCCGTCGAGTGCGGCGCCGCCTCGCTCGCGATGGTCCTCGGCCACTACGGCCGGCACGTCCCGCTGGAGGAGCTGCGCATCGCCTGCGGTGTCTCCCGGGACGGCTCACGCGCCTCCAACCTGCTGAAGGCGGCCCGCGGTTACGGTCTGACGGCCAAGGGCATGCAGATGGACCTGGCCGCCCTCGCCGAGGTGCGGGCGCCGGCCATCCTCTTCTGGGAGTTCAACCACTACGTCGTCTACGACGGCATGGGCCGCCGCTTCGGCCGGCGCGGGGTGTACGTCAACGACCCGGCCAAGGGCCGCCGTTTCGTGCCCATGGAGGAGTTCGACGGCAGCTTCACCGGCGTGGTGCTGGTGCTGGAGCCCGGCGAGGGCTTCACCAGGGGCGGGCGCAAGCCCGGTGTGCTCGGCGCGATGCCGGCCCGGCTGCGCGGCACCGCGGGCACCCTCCCGGCGGCGGTGCTGGCCAGCCTGCTGCTGGTCGCGGTCGGCGCTGCCGTACCGGCGCTCAGCCGCACCTACATCGACATGTTCCTCATCGGCGGGCAGACCTCGCTGCTGGGCGTGCTGTTCACCTCGATGGCCGTCTGCGTGCTGCTCACGCTGGTGCTGACCTGGCTCCAGCAGGCCAACCTGCTGCACGGCCGGATCATCTCCTCCACCCTCTCCAGCGCCCGCTTCCTGCGCCATCTGCTGCGGCTGCCGGTGACGTTCTTCGCCCAGCGCTCCCCCGCCGACCTGGTGCAGCGCCTGCAGTCCAACGACCAGGTCGCCGAGACCCTGGCCCGCGACCTCGCGGCGGCCGGCGTCGACGCGATCGTGGTCGTCCTGTACGCGGTCCTGCTCTACACCTACGACCCGCAGCTGACCTTCGTCGGGATCGCCGTGGCCCTGCTGAACGTGGTCGCCATGCGGCTCGTCGTACGGCTGCGCGCGACGCGCACGGCGAAGCTGCGCGCGGACACCGCGCGGCTGACCAACACGTCGTACACCGGCCTGCAGTTGATCGAGACGCTGAAGGCGACCGGCGGCGAGGACGGCTACTTCCGCAAGTGGGCCGGGCAGCACGCCACCACACTGGAGGAGCAGCAGCGGCTCGGCGTGCCGAGCGCCTGGCTCGGCGTGGTCGCGCCGACGCTCGCCACGTTCAACAGCGCGCTCATCCTGTGGATCGGCGGGCTGCGCGCGGTCGAGGGGCACATCTCGGTCGGTCTGCTGGTCGCGTTCCAGGCCCTGGTCACCCGCTTCACCGCGCCGCTGACCCGGCTCAACGGCGTGGCGGGCCGCATCCAGGACTTCGCGGCCGACGTGGCCCGGCTGAAGGACGTGGAAAACTTCCAGACCGACCCGCTGTACGCCCGCCCCGGCGGCGGCGAGTCGACCCGGCGGCTGCACGGGCACGTCGAGCTGGAGAACGTCTCCTTCGGCTACAGCCCGCTGGACCAGCCGCTGCTGACCGGTTTCGACCTGACCGTCGGCCCCGGTCAGCAGGTGGCCCTGGTCGGCGGCTCGGGCAGCGGCAAGTCCACGGTCTCCCGGCTCATCTCGGGCCTGTACACGCCGTGGGACGGGGTGATCCGCATCGACGGCCGCCGGCTGGAGGACATCCCGCGCGGCGCGCTCGCCGCCTCCGTCTCCTTCGTCGACCAGGAGGTCTTCCTCTTCGAGGGATCCGTCCGCGACAACGTGGCCCTGTGGGACCCGTCGATCCCCGACGAGGCCGTGGCGGAGGCGCTGAAGGACGCGGCGCTGTACGACGTGGTCATGCGCCGGCCCGGCGGCATCCACAGCCGGGTCGAGCAGGACGGCCGCAACTTCTCCGGCGGGCAGCGCCAGCGCCTGGAGATCGCGCGGGCGCTGGTGCGCCGGCCGAGCATCCTGGTGCTGGACGAGGTGACCAGCGCGCTGGACGCGGAGACCGAACAGGTCGTGATGGACAACCTGCGGCGGCGCGGCTGTGCCTGCGTGGTGATCGCGCACCGGCTGAGCACGGTCCGCGACAGCGACGAGATCGTCGTCCTCCAGCACGGCACGGTCGTGGAGCGCGGACGGCACGAGGAGCTGGTGGCGCGCGGCGGCGCGTACGCGGCGCTGGTCAGGGAGCGGTGA
- a CDS encoding PaaI family thioesterase — MTMTTAEADKILSVNFAPWVLDLGLTVEAVGEDRAVLRLPWSERLAREGGGLSGQALMASADTATVIAVSAARGGFVPMTTVQQSTSFQRAVTGSDVLIEAVLTKLGRRMAFADVTLSDAASGALAARASTVYAILG; from the coding sequence ATGACGATGACCACCGCCGAAGCCGACAAGATCCTCTCCGTCAACTTCGCCCCCTGGGTGCTCGATCTCGGGCTGACCGTCGAGGCGGTGGGCGAGGACCGGGCCGTGCTGCGACTGCCCTGGTCGGAGCGGCTGGCCCGGGAGGGCGGCGGGCTGTCGGGGCAGGCGCTGATGGCGTCGGCCGACACGGCGACGGTGATCGCGGTGTCGGCCGCGCGGGGCGGGTTCGTGCCGATGACGACGGTGCAGCAGTCGACCTCGTTCCAGCGGGCGGTGACCGGTTCGGATGTCCTGATCGAAGCGGTCCTGACGAAGCTGGGCCGCCGGATGGCGTTCGCCGACGTCACGTTGAGCGATGCCGCCTCGGGCGCGCTCGCCGCCCGGGCGAGCACGGTCTACGCGATCCTCGGCTGA
- a CDS encoding HlyD family efflux transporter periplasmic adaptor subunit translates to MQFRQQALAKLQSPEELDLPVRLARPQGWLALGVTVVVMAAASVWAVTGSVASTVSAPAILTHGQGSYLLQSPVAGQVTAVLARQGERLPADAPVLKVRTAEGDTVVRTVAAGRVTTLAATIGQIIRTGTNVAAVEKVAHASDPLYATVYVPAENAAAIPAHASVDLTVSSVPTQQYGVLRGQVKSVDRTAQSAQSISAFLGDSQLGEQFTRKGRPVAVLVELDTSSSTRSGYRWSTAGGPPFRLDSMTLATGSVRLADQRPVDWLLP, encoded by the coding sequence GTGCAGTTCCGCCAACAGGCCCTCGCCAAGCTCCAGTCGCCGGAGGAGCTGGACCTTCCGGTGCGGCTGGCCCGCCCGCAGGGCTGGCTCGCGCTCGGCGTCACCGTCGTCGTCATGGCCGCCGCCTCCGTGTGGGCGGTGACCGGCTCGGTCGCCTCCACGGTGAGCGCACCCGCCATCCTCACCCACGGGCAGGGCAGCTATCTGCTGCAGAGCCCGGTGGCCGGGCAGGTGACGGCCGTCCTCGCCCGGCAGGGCGAGCGGCTGCCCGCCGACGCGCCCGTCCTCAAAGTCCGTACCGCCGAAGGCGACACGGTGGTCCGGACCGTCGCCGCGGGCCGCGTCACCACGCTCGCCGCGACCATCGGCCAGATCATCCGGACCGGCACGAACGTCGCCGCCGTCGAGAAGGTGGCCCACGCCTCCGACCCGCTGTACGCGACCGTGTACGTGCCCGCCGAGAACGCCGCCGCCATCCCCGCCCACGCCTCCGTCGACCTGACCGTGTCCTCCGTACCGACACAGCAGTACGGCGTGCTGCGCGGCCAGGTGAAGTCGGTGGACCGCACCGCGCAGTCCGCCCAGTCGATCTCCGCGTTCCTCGGCGACAGCCAGCTCGGCGAGCAGTTCACCCGCAAGGGCCGACCGGTGGCCGTCCTGGTGGAACTCGACACGTCCTCGTCCACCAGGAGCGGTTACCGCTGGTCCACCGCCGGCGGGCCGCCGTTCCGGCTCGACTCCATGACCCTCGCCACCGGCTCCGTCCGGCTCGCCGACCAGCGTCCCGTCGATTGGCTGCTCCCGTGA